One Defluviitoga tunisiensis genomic window carries:
- the pyk gene encoding pyruvate kinase — MNENIKNKKTRVVCTIGPSTDDEDILRKLVENGMNVARLNTSHDTMSQHEKRVETLVKIRKEMNIPLAILLDLEGPKIRTGNFETDEVSLVEGQIFILTSQEIIGNNERVSINYKELPKDVKKGDVILIDDGKIKLEVIKTDGKEITTNVIVGGIITHHRGINVPGVDINLPPLTQKDKEFLTKAVDWNIEYVAQSFVRKPDDIIKTKRILTEIGIPDLPVIAKIETLQAIDNLEAIIEEADGVMVARGDLGVEVAVEKIPLLQKRIIEIANTMAKPVITATQMLESMINNPFPTRAEATDIANAILDGTDAVMLSGETAVGKYPVQAVKVMSSIACETEKYLDDYSYKFDYSTYGGGDQDTNAISQSAIKVAEQLGIKVIVATTYSGYTARALSRFRRNIKIIAASPRYKTYNRLALVWGVTPVIMHKFVDTDNMLENVSNIVKSLDLVSPGESIIVTAGIPYGFSSKTNFLKIHEI; from the coding sequence ATGAATGAAAATATAAAAAATAAAAAAACACGTGTTGTTTGTACTATTGGACCTTCAACAGACGACGAAGATATTTTGAGAAAGTTAGTAGAAAATGGGATGAATGTTGCTAGACTCAACACCTCCCATGATACAATGTCTCAACATGAAAAAAGGGTAGAGACATTGGTAAAAATTCGAAAAGAGATGAATATACCTCTTGCAATACTGCTAGATTTAGAAGGTCCTAAAATAAGAACTGGAAATTTTGAGACAGATGAAGTAAGTTTAGTAGAGGGGCAGATTTTTATTCTTACCTCTCAAGAGATTATAGGAAATAATGAAAGAGTTAGCATTAATTACAAGGAGCTTCCAAAAGATGTAAAAAAAGGTGATGTAATACTAATAGATGATGGAAAAATAAAATTAGAAGTCATTAAAACTGATGGCAAAGAAATAACAACTAATGTAATTGTTGGGGGAATTATTACCCATCACAGAGGTATTAATGTACCAGGTGTAGATATTAACCTTCCTCCTTTAACGCAGAAAGATAAAGAATTTCTTACCAAAGCAGTTGATTGGAATATTGAATATGTTGCCCAATCTTTTGTAAGGAAACCAGATGATATAATAAAAACTAAGAGAATTTTGACGGAAATTGGAATTCCTGATTTACCCGTTATTGCAAAAATAGAAACTCTTCAAGCTATTGATAATTTAGAAGCAATAATTGAAGAGGCAGACGGGGTTATGGTTGCAAGAGGAGACTTAGGGGTGGAAGTTGCGGTAGAAAAAATTCCTTTACTACAAAAAAGAATAATAGAAATAGCTAATACAATGGCAAAACCCGTAATTACTGCGACACAAATGTTGGAAAGTATGATCAACAATCCATTTCCAACACGAGCAGAAGCCACAGACATTGCAAACGCAATATTAGACGGAACTGATGCTGTAATGTTGTCTGGTGAAACTGCTGTTGGGAAATATCCTGTACAAGCTGTTAAAGTTATGAGTAGTATTGCTTGTGAAACAGAAAAATATCTTGATGATTATTCTTATAAATTTGATTATTCAACATATGGTGGTGGAGATCAAGATACAAATGCGATTTCTCAGTCTGCAATAAAAGTAGCTGAACAATTAGGAATAAAAGTAATAGTTGCAACAACTTATAGTGGATACACTGCCAGAGCACTATCTCGATTTAGAAGAAATATTAAAATTATAGCAGCATCCCCAAGATATAAAACATATAATAGGTTGGCTTTAGTATGGGGAGTTACTCCTGTAATAATGCATAAATTTGTTGATACGGATAATATGTTAGAAAACGTTTCTAATATAGTTAAATCATTGGACTTAGTTTCACCAGGAGAAAGTATTATTGTCACTGCAGGCATTCCTTATGGTTTTTCAAGTAAAACCAATTTTCTTAAAATTCATGAAATATAA
- the gcvPA gene encoding aminomethyl-transferring glycine dehydrogenase subunit GcvPA — MSDFPYLPHTERDIDEMMNYLNIKDINELYQDVPQLFNKDLNLPSSLSELEVKEKLFDLSDFNKNIQEFGIFRGAGVYNHYIPTVVYSIASNRNFLTAYTPYQAEVSQGTLQILFEYQTLICELTGMEVANSSMYDGASALAEAILMAKRINGRNKVLISDLIHPEYYEVTKTYIEAQDIELIEIIHNHQTAQIDIQDLKNKISKEVSCVVVSYPNFFGVIEDLQEIRENVPEDIILIVSTYPISLGLLESPGCFGVDIVVGEGQSLGNLPSFGGPGLGFFASKEKYIRKMPGRIIGETVDKDGKRGFVMVLQTREQHIRRERSTSNICSNQAHNALLASIYLNVMGEKGLKEVALQCYHKAHYLANKLLETDKFEMVYQGPFFNEFVMKSKIDPVYMNKKLIEQRYFGPLPLKKFFPQKGDQILFSVTELNKKRDIDFLCSFLEGLS; from the coding sequence ATGAGTGATTTTCCTTATTTGCCACATACTGAAAGAGATATTGATGAAATGATGAATTATTTAAATATTAAAGACATTAATGAGTTATATCAAGATGTTCCTCAACTTTTTAACAAAGATCTTAATCTTCCTTCTTCTTTAAGCGAGTTAGAAGTAAAAGAAAAATTATTTGATTTATCTGATTTCAATAAAAATATACAAGAATTCGGTATTTTTAGGGGTGCAGGCGTATATAATCATTATATTCCAACAGTTGTTTATTCGATAGCTTCTAATCGTAATTTTTTAACTGCTTATACACCGTATCAAGCTGAAGTTTCACAAGGTACTTTGCAAATACTCTTTGAATATCAAACTTTGATTTGTGAGCTCACCGGAATGGAAGTCGCAAACTCTTCAATGTATGATGGAGCTTCTGCTTTAGCTGAAGCAATTTTAATGGCTAAAAGAATAAATGGAAGAAACAAGGTTCTAATTTCAGATTTGATACATCCGGAATATTATGAGGTGACGAAAACCTATATTGAAGCTCAAGATATAGAATTAATAGAAATAATACATAATCATCAAACAGCGCAAATTGATATTCAAGATTTAAAAAACAAGATATCAAAAGAAGTTAGTTGTGTGGTAGTTTCTTACCCTAATTTTTTTGGAGTTATAGAAGATTTACAAGAAATAAGAGAAAATGTTCCTGAAGATATTATATTAATTGTTTCAACTTATCCAATTTCTCTTGGACTATTAGAATCTCCTGGATGTTTTGGGGTAGATATAGTTGTTGGAGAAGGACAATCTTTAGGGAATTTACCTTCGTTTGGTGGACCTGGTTTGGGTTTTTTTGCTTCAAAAGAAAAATATATAAGAAAAATGCCCGGAAGAATAATTGGCGAAACAGTTGATAAAGACGGAAAAAGAGGATTTGTAATGGTTCTTCAAACTAGGGAGCAACACATAAGAAGAGAAAGATCAACTTCTAATATATGCTCTAATCAAGCGCATAATGCTCTTTTAGCTTCAATATATTTAAACGTTATGGGAGAAAAAGGGTTAAAAGAAGTTGCTCTCCAATGTTATCATAAGGCCCATTATTTAGCTAATAAATTATTAGAAACGGATAAATTTGAAATGGTATATCAAGGTCCTTTTTTTAATGAGTTTGTGATGAAATCAAAAATAGATCCTGTTTATATGAACAAGAAACTCATAGAACAACGCTATTTTGGTCCATTACCTTTAAAAAAATTCTTCCCACAAAAAGGAGATCAAATATTATTTAGCGTTACTGAATTAAATAAGAAAAGAGATATCGACTTTTTATGTTCATTTTTGGAGGGATTATCATGA
- the gcvPB gene encoding aminomethyl-transferring glycine dehydrogenase subunit GcvPB yields the protein MKLIFEKSSKGRTAYTLPKLDVPESNIDIPTHLIRKTHLNFPEVYETEVVRHYNELASLNYSVDRGFYPLGSCTMKYNPVLNEEAASLEGFKMLHPYQEEETIQGALELMYELQNFLVEITGMDNITLQPAAGAHGELTGMLIIRKYLHDNNFNHKNEVIVPDSAHGTNPASAAMAGFKVIEVKSNSEGRVDLKNLKELVNENTAAIMLTNPNTLGIFEKDILEISQIAHQNNALLYYDGANLNAIMGKSRPGDNGFDVVHLNLHKTFSTPHGMGGPGSGPVAVKSYLKAYLPKPIVSRRENGMYFFDYNIPKSIGRVRSFYGNFLVLVKAYTYILSMGKEGLKKASELATLNANYLKEKLSKSFEIAYSSLCKHEFVLKGTMLKNYGVNTLDFVKRLLDYGIHPPTIYFPLIVDEAMMIEPTETESKETLDFVIDVYEKVLDEAINSPEVLKEAPHSTPVKRLDEVKANKELKVRYINNEEQGLD from the coding sequence ATGAAATTAATTTTTGAGAAATCTTCGAAAGGAAGAACTGCTTATACACTTCCTAAATTAGATGTACCTGAGTCAAATATTGATATTCCAACTCATTTAATTAGAAAAACACATCTTAATTTTCCTGAGGTTTATGAAACAGAAGTGGTGAGACATTATAATGAATTAGCTAGTTTAAACTATTCTGTAGACAGGGGCTTTTATCCATTGGGTTCTTGTACTATGAAATATAATCCAGTATTAAACGAAGAAGCAGCTTCGCTTGAAGGGTTTAAAATGTTGCATCCTTATCAAGAAGAAGAAACCATTCAAGGTGCATTGGAGCTTATGTATGAATTACAAAATTTTCTTGTGGAAATAACTGGCATGGATAATATAACTTTGCAACCTGCTGCTGGAGCACATGGAGAACTGACTGGAATGCTCATTATTAGAAAATATTTGCATGATAACAACTTTAATCACAAAAATGAAGTAATTGTACCTGATTCTGCTCACGGTACTAACCCAGCTTCTGCTGCAATGGCTGGATTTAAGGTCATAGAAGTTAAATCTAATTCTGAAGGAAGAGTTGATCTAAAAAATCTAAAAGAATTGGTTAATGAAAATACTGCAGCGATAATGTTGACTAACCCTAACACTTTAGGAATATTTGAAAAAGATATTTTAGAAATTTCTCAAATTGCTCATCAAAATAATGCATTATTATATTATGATGGGGCAAATTTAAATGCCATTATGGGAAAAAGCAGACCAGGAGATAACGGATTTGATGTAGTTCATTTGAATCTACACAAGACATTTTCTACTCCTCATGGAATGGGAGGACCAGGAAGTGGTCCTGTTGCTGTTAAATCATATTTAAAAGCATATCTTCCAAAACCCATTGTATCAAGAAGAGAAAATGGTATGTATTTCTTTGATTATAATATTCCAAAGAGTATTGGGAGGGTTAGAAGTTTTTATGGAAACTTTTTGGTATTAGTGAAGGCATATACTTATATTCTTTCTATGGGAAAAGAAGGACTTAAAAAAGCTAGTGAATTAGCTACTCTTAATGCTAATTATTTAAAGGAAAAATTATCAAAATCGTTTGAAATAGCTTATTCAAGCCTATGTAAACATGAATTTGTGTTAAAAGGGACTATGCTTAAAAATTATGGTGTAAACACTTTAGATTTTGTAAAAAGGCTATTAGATTATGGTATACATCCCCCTACAATATATTTTCCTTTAATTGTTGATGAAGCTATGATGATAGAACCTACTGAAACTGAAAGTAAAGAAACATTAGATTTTGTAATAGATGTATATGAAAAAGTATTAGATGAAGCTATAAATTCTCCAGAAGTTTTAAAAGAAGCACCACATAGTACTCCTGTAAAAAGACTTGATGAAGTTAAAGCTAATAAAGAATTAAAAGTTAGATATATAAATAATGAAGAACAAGGCTTAGATTAA
- the gcvT gene encoding glycine cleavage system aminomethyltransferase GcvT, which translates to MLKKLREYVEYMRTQFIKQILEGEGIQVLLKSSSGIGQEYFGSGVMYDIYVSEEEYEIANSIVEKFEKGGIILDELKKTPLYEKHKELGAKMGEFAGWELPLWYTSIIDEHKAVRENVGIFDVSHMGELFVEGREAESCLNYLITNNVSKLEVGDILYSPMCNEQGGIIDDLLVYRISTDSFMLVVNASNTDKDFNWVVNNSKTFDVEVSNKSHEYSLISFQGPKVQEQLQKYLKEIDLEKFNYFTFKEIELEGENVLISRTGYTGEDGFEIYLSPKIVVKVWDNLINLTREVDGKPCGLGSRDTLRFEAKLLLYGNDIDETTTPLEANIKWTIDFSKDFIGKGALLSQMEEGIKRKLVGIEIFDKMPVRHGNEIYNNNDENIGYVTSGLKSPTLNKNLALGYVSIPYSSIGSKLTIINRNKRLSAQVVKTPFYRGSVKSNK; encoded by the coding sequence ATGTTAAAGAAATTAAGAGAATACGTTGAATATATGAGAACACAATTTATCAAGCAAATATTAGAAGGTGAAGGTATACAGGTGCTTTTGAAATCTTCTTCTGGAATAGGCCAAGAATATTTTGGTTCAGGAGTTATGTATGATATTTATGTTTCAGAAGAAGAGTATGAAATTGCTAATTCGATTGTCGAAAAATTTGAGAAGGGAGGAATTATTTTGGATGAATTAAAGAAGACCCCACTGTATGAAAAACATAAAGAATTAGGGGCTAAGATGGGAGAGTTTGCAGGGTGGGAACTTCCTCTTTGGTACACATCTATAATTGATGAGCATAAAGCAGTTAGAGAAAATGTTGGTATTTTTGATGTCTCTCATATGGGTGAGCTTTTTGTAGAAGGAAGAGAAGCAGAATCTTGCTTAAATTATCTCATAACAAACAATGTTAGTAAATTGGAGGTTGGCGATATCCTATATTCTCCCATGTGTAACGAGCAAGGCGGTATAATTGATGATCTGCTTGTATATAGAATTTCAACAGATTCATTTATGCTTGTAGTTAATGCATCTAATACAGATAAAGATTTCAATTGGGTTGTGAACAATTCAAAAACCTTTGATGTTGAAGTTTCAAATAAAAGCCATGAATATAGTTTGATATCTTTTCAAGGGCCAAAAGTTCAAGAGCAGCTTCAGAAATATTTAAAAGAAATTGATTTAGAAAAATTTAATTATTTTACTTTCAAAGAAATAGAATTAGAGGGAGAAAATGTGCTCATTTCTAGAACAGGTTACACTGGAGAGGATGGATTTGAAATATATCTATCTCCAAAAATTGTTGTTAAAGTTTGGGATAATCTGATAAATTTGACAAGAGAAGTCGATGGGAAACCTTGTGGTTTAGGGAGCAGAGATACTTTAAGATTCGAAGCTAAATTACTTCTTTATGGAAATGATATTGATGAAACTACTACACCTTTAGAAGCAAATATTAAATGGACCATAGATTTTAGTAAGGATTTTATTGGAAAAGGGGCTTTGCTTAGTCAGATGGAAGAAGGAATAAAAAGAAAACTTGTAGGAATAGAAATATTTGATAAAATGCCTGTAAGGCACGGAAATGAAATATATAATAATAATGATGAAAATATTGGATACGTTACAAGTGGATTAAAATCTCCTACTTTAAATAAAAATTTAGCTTTAGGTTACGTAAGTATACCATATTCTTCCATAGGAAGTAAATTAACAATAATTAACAGAAATAAGCGCTTATCTGCCCAAGTTGTTAAAACACCTTTTTATAGAGGAAGTGTCAAAAGCAACAAATAA
- the hslU gene encoding ATP-dependent protease ATPase subunit HslU yields the protein MIENELTPKKIVSELDKYIVGQTEAKKLVAIALRNRIRRLSLDEEIRKDVIPKNILMIGPTGVGKTEIARRLAEIANAPFVKVEATRFTEVGYVGKNVESMIRELVDNSINMVKKEMMEEVKEKAQRAVEERIVEALVPSKKKKTQTSFTDMFQVFTQPNQYEQDKNIREEDEAILKKRKEVLEKLRNKELEDVEIEIELEEQASPLFLGMGPEFEDMGMQFGEMFESLMPKKKKKRRMKVSEARRVLEPIEAEQFIDQDRLYQEGLDRAQNQGIVFIDEIDKVVSKGSSSGPDVSREGVQRDLLPIVEGTTVLTKYGSIKTDYILFIAAGAFSDSKPSDLIPELQGRFPIRAELSSLTKEDFVRILTQPKNALLIQYQFLLKADGVVVEFTDDGIDRMADIAYEVNEKVENIGARRLYTIVEKVLEEISYEAPASGEWEVRVDKNYVDLRLGDIVLNEDLREFIL from the coding sequence ATTATTGAAAATGAGTTAACTCCAAAAAAAATTGTGTCAGAATTAGATAAATACATAGTTGGTCAAACCGAAGCTAAAAAACTAGTTGCTATAGCTTTAAGAAACAGGATTAGGAGATTATCGTTAGATGAAGAAATTAGAAAGGACGTCATTCCCAAAAATATATTGATGATAGGTCCCACGGGCGTTGGTAAAACCGAAATTGCAAGAAGATTGGCCGAGATTGCTAACGCACCATTTGTGAAAGTTGAAGCAACACGATTCACTGAGGTAGGATATGTAGGAAAAAATGTTGAAAGTATGATACGAGAATTAGTAGATAATTCTATAAACATGGTAAAAAAAGAGATGATGGAAGAAGTTAAAGAAAAGGCACAAAGGGCTGTTGAAGAAAGAATTGTAGAAGCTCTTGTTCCATCTAAAAAGAAAAAAACTCAAACATCTTTTACTGATATGTTTCAAGTGTTCACTCAACCAAATCAATATGAACAAGATAAAAATATTCGGGAAGAAGACGAAGCGATATTAAAGAAAAGAAAAGAAGTTTTAGAAAAACTACGTAATAAAGAATTAGAAGATGTAGAAATTGAAATAGAATTGGAAGAGCAGGCAAGCCCGTTATTTTTGGGAATGGGTCCTGAATTTGAAGATATGGGAATGCAATTTGGAGAGATGTTTGAGAGTTTAATGCCTAAAAAAAAGAAAAAGAGACGGATGAAAGTTTCTGAGGCTAGAAGAGTTTTAGAACCAATTGAAGCAGAACAATTCATAGATCAAGATAGACTTTATCAAGAAGGATTAGACAGAGCACAAAATCAAGGAATAGTATTTATTGATGAAATTGATAAGGTTGTTTCAAAAGGTTCATCTTCTGGTCCGGATGTATCTAGAGAAGGTGTACAAAGAGACCTGCTACCTATTGTAGAAGGAACAACTGTTTTGACAAAATACGGCTCTATCAAAACTGATTACATATTATTTATAGCTGCGGGTGCGTTTAGTGATTCTAAACCATCAGATTTGATCCCTGAGCTGCAGGGAAGATTCCCCATTCGTGCAGAGCTTTCTTCTTTAACCAAAGAAGATTTTGTTAGAATTTTAACTCAGCCGAAAAATGCGCTTTTAATACAATATCAGTTCCTGCTCAAAGCAGATGGAGTAGTTGTTGAATTTACTGACGATGGAATTGATAGAATGGCAGATATAGCTTATGAAGTTAACGAAAAAGTTGAAAACATAGGAGCTAGAAGACTGTATACTATTGTAGAAAAAGTTCTTGAGGAAATATCTTATGAAGCTCCCGCATCTGGAGAATGGGAAGTTAGAGTTGATAAAAATTATGTTGATTTAAGGTTAGGAGATATTGTCCTTAACGAAGACTTACGCGAGTTTATATTATAA
- a CDS encoding Fur family transcriptional regulator produces MKLDQDEIVKLLKNKKIKLTPNRIKIACELFNSDDHPSIEEIHQRLLKNGERISFTSIYNIVKLFESTGLVKEIKVGNKSHYDPNVIPHIHFICNECGNVTDLNIFETDHENLQLLINNLISHYTKYDVDNFELNLYGICENCKNEEQGSD; encoded by the coding sequence ATGAAATTAGATCAAGATGAAATAGTTAAATTACTAAAAAACAAAAAAATTAAACTAACTCCTAATAGAATAAAAATAGCATGTGAACTTTTTAACTCAGATGATCATCCGTCGATTGAAGAAATTCATCAAAGACTTTTAAAAAACGGTGAAAGAATCTCTTTTACCTCAATATATAACATTGTTAAACTATTTGAAAGCACAGGATTGGTAAAAGAAATTAAAGTTGGTAATAAAAGTCACTATGATCCCAATGTTATACCACATATTCATTTTATATGTAACGAATGTGGAAATGTGACTGATCTGAACATTTTTGAAACTGATCATGAGAATCTACAGCTTCTAATAAACAATCTTATTTCGCATTATACAAAATATGACGTCGACAATTTTGAGTTAAACTTATATGGAATATGTGAAAACTGTAAAAATGAAGAACAAGGCTCGGATTAA
- a CDS encoding metallophosphoesterase family protein: protein MVWVISDIHGMYDQLVMLLRKIDLNDQVIFLGDYIDRGPDSKKVLDLLIALKQDRNYIFLMGNHEDMMLDYFDKTNKYMEGIWFYNGSSSTLKSFNYNVGKEYLDFIRDLLLYYELEIKGQKYLYVHAGVKPGKSLNHQDKHDLLWIRDEFLLIKEQYYDYTIIHGHTPTQFINGEDKIFIKKGINNKIISVDIDTGCVYGGKLTAFGISEDNKYIIYQV, encoded by the coding sequence ATGGTATGGGTAATTTCAGATATTCATGGAATGTATGATCAATTAGTAATGTTATTAAGAAAAATTGATCTTAACGATCAGGTTATATTTTTAGGTGACTACATAGATAGGGGACCGGATTCTAAGAAGGTTCTTGATTTACTAATAGCATTAAAACAGGATCGGAATTATATATTTTTAATGGGCAATCATGAAGATATGATGTTAGATTATTTTGATAAAACGAACAAATATATGGAGGGTATTTGGTTTTACAACGGTTCCTCTTCTACTCTAAAAAGTTTTAATTATAATGTAGGAAAAGAATATCTAGATTTTATTAGGGACCTTTTATTATACTACGAATTGGAAATAAAGGGTCAGAAATATCTTTATGTTCATGCTGGTGTTAAACCAGGGAAATCACTTAATCACCAAGATAAACACGATTTATTATGGATCCGAGATGAATTTCTTTTAATAAAAGAACAATATTATGATTATACGATAATTCATGGTCATACACCCACACAATTTATTAATGGTGAAGATAAAATATTTATTAAAAAAGGAATAAATAATAAGATAATTAGTGTTGATATAGATACAGGATGTGTTTATGGCGGAAAATTAACTGCTTTTGGGATATCTGAAGATAATAAATATATAATTTATCAAGTTTAG
- a CDS encoding HU family DNA-binding protein: protein MNKKELVDALAKKASITKKDAEAFLDAFVDVVSETLSKGEEVKLVGFGTFKVQERAARKGVNPQTGKPLKIPAKKVPKFVPGKELKELVK from the coding sequence GTGAACAAAAAAGAGTTAGTAGATGCTTTAGCAAAGAAGGCTTCTATTACTAAGAAGGATGCAGAAGCTTTTTTAGATGCTTTTGTTGATGTAGTATCTGAAACATTAAGTAAAGGGGAAGAAGTTAAGTTAGTTGGTTTTGGAACATTTAAAGTTCAAGAAAGAGCTGCAAGGAAGGGAGTCAATCCTCAAACTGGTAAACCACTTAAAATTCCAGCTAAGAAAGTACCTAAATTCGTACCTGGTAAAGAATTGAAAGAATTAGTAAAATGA
- the rdgB gene encoding RdgB/HAM1 family non-canonical purine NTP pyrophosphatase, producing MIDIYLGTSNKEKIKEVDKILEKLNIKHKVKLRSIFDKIESKSIYIEENGETFLENSVIKAWKYGKVINKCVITDDSGLNIVALDNFPGVHSSRFMSNSPYEVRMKAILAMMKDLEDRRAYFACAATYYDIENNILVSIEERVYGTIAYEIRGSNGFGYDPFFIPDGYNQTFGELPPEVKNEISHRAKAFSRLFNHLLESSLI from the coding sequence TTGATTGATATATATTTAGGTACATCTAATAAAGAAAAGATAAAAGAAGTCGATAAAATCCTAGAAAAATTAAATATTAAACATAAAGTGAAACTTAGAAGCATATTTGATAAAATTGAAAGTAAAAGTATATATATTGAGGAGAATGGAGAAACATTTTTAGAAAATTCGGTAATAAAAGCCTGGAAATATGGTAAAGTAATAAATAAATGTGTGATAACCGATGATTCAGGTTTGAACATTGTAGCACTTGACAATTTTCCTGGTGTTCATTCTTCAAGGTTTATGTCAAATTCGCCTTATGAGGTAAGAATGAAAGCAATTTTGGCCATGATGAAAGACCTAGAAGATAGGAGAGCTTATTTTGCTTGTGCTGCAACGTATTATGACATAGAAAATAATATTTTAGTTTCAATAGAAGAGAGAGTTTATGGTACAATAGCTTATGAGATTAGAGGAAGTAATGGTTTTGGTTATGATCCTTTTTTTATACCTGACGGATACAATCAAACTTTTGGTGAGCTTCCTCCAGAAGTTAAAAACGAGATAAGCCATAGAGCAAAAGCTTTTAGCAGATTATTCAATCATCTTTTAGAGAGTTCATTGATATAA
- a CDS encoding NAD(P)-binding protein produces the protein MANRVKVIIIIGCGRMGSELALKLCKDHNVIVIDKDEKSFERLTKNNFVGFTKILDTNDMAALMDLNLETADMVYIVTPDDNLNFMLSYGIKKINDKINLVSRVNDPEKKAIFTKANLDFFCPIEDSVNNLVKDLERNQYE, from the coding sequence ATGGCTAATAGAGTAAAGGTTATTATCATAATTGGTTGCGGTCGGATGGGTTCAGAGTTAGCGCTTAAATTATGCAAAGATCATAACGTTATTGTAATAGATAAAGATGAAAAATCTTTTGAAAGGTTAACTAAAAATAATTTTGTAGGTTTTACGAAAATACTAGATACAAATGATATGGCTGCATTAATGGACTTAAATTTAGAAACTGCAGATATGGTATACATAGTAACCCCGGATGATAATTTAAATTTTATGTTGTCATATGGGATAAAAAAAATTAATGATAAAATCAATCTAGTATCAAGAGTTAATGATCCTGAAAAAAAGGCTATTTTTACAAAAGCTAATCTAGACTTCTTTTGTCCAATTGAAGATTCTGTTAACAACCTAGTTAAAGATTTGGAGAGGAATCAATATGAATAG
- the pfkA gene encoding 6-phosphofructokinase has translation MKKIGILTSGGDAPGMNAVIRSVTRCAVTEGIEVYGFLRGFAGILDKDYKKLSYSDVGGIMERGGTILRTSRVPEFKLPEVRKVAGDILKELGIDALVIIGGEGSLTGGNLLAQEQGIPFIGIPGSIDNDIAHTDMSIGVDTCLNTVVDAMQKLKDTASSHERAFIVEVMGRTSGYIALMSGLAIGAEAIIIPEVPVDYDSLAEKMWSERKRGKINSIVVVAEGSASAYTVARHLENRIGFETRITILGHIQRGGSPTAFDRILASRMGYEAVKSLLDGNFNVMIGLSRNDLARISIDQVLSEKKSIDMNIVKLAGILS, from the coding sequence ATAAAAAAAATAGGAATACTAACAAGTGGTGGGGATGCCCCTGGAATGAATGCTGTTATTAGATCTGTAACAAGATGTGCAGTCACTGAAGGAATCGAAGTTTATGGATTTTTACGTGGATTTGCTGGTATTTTAGATAAAGATTATAAAAAACTCTCCTATTCAGATGTTGGAGGAATAATGGAGAGAGGTGGCACTATTTTAAGAACATCAAGAGTACCTGAGTTTAAACTACCAGAAGTTAGAAAAGTTGCAGGTGATATCTTAAAAGAGCTGGGTATAGATGCACTTGTTATAATAGGTGGAGAAGGCAGCTTAACAGGCGGAAATCTTTTAGCTCAAGAGCAAGGTATCCCATTCATTGGAATTCCTGGGTCTATAGATAATGATATAGCTCATACTGATATGAGTATAGGTGTAGATACATGTTTAAATACGGTGGTTGATGCTATGCAAAAATTAAAGGATACTGCTTCTTCTCATGAAAGGGCCTTTATAGTAGAAGTTATGGGAAGAACCTCAGGATATATTGCTTTAATGTCAGGTTTAGCTATAGGTGCTGAAGCCATAATAATCCCAGAAGTGCCTGTTGATTATGATTCTTTGGCAGAAAAAATGTGGTCTGAAAGAAAAAGAGGTAAAATTAATTCTATAGTGGTTGTTGCAGAAGGTTCTGCCAGCGCATATACAGTTGCAAGACATCTGGAAAATAGAATTGGTTTTGAAACCAGAATAACAATATTAGGTCATATTCAAAGAGGAGGTTCGCCAACAGCTTTTGATAGAATATTAGCTTCGAGAATGGGCTATGAAGCTGTAAAATCTCTTTTAGATGGCAACTTTAATGTAATGATAGGGTTAAGCAGAAATGATTTAGCGAGGATTTCAATTGATCAAGTGCTTTCTGAAAAAAAATCAATAGATATGAATATTGTAAAGCTAGCGGGGATTCTATCATAG